tcataacctttttgagatccgcatcccaggcgtaaaatctctcaggggtcatgtctctggcatagtagcttggcatgggatgtgatagtacatactcaagtccattgagtttgactatctcaactagcttagcttcccattcaagaaaatttgccaggttcagcttgaccataagctcagaacccatgatgatgttttgattgttgtttgccatattaaaaactacaattgaaaagaataaacaaataaataaccattcacagtttctcttaataaacttaaattctagcatacatgcataattcaatgtttattaagcattttattcaagttatgtgttccggcaggtgtgaataaaatgattccaagatcctaaaatcattgaagaactaagcacagtttgtcgaattaatcctaaaacatcttaggtaagcaaaagccttttgctaatagtctagaaactattcttggttgataggtacgtctaagaacttattaggtaaacctatcgattttgccacgacataaaaggactccttacttatatcgttgagtttcaccaaaactaacatgtactcacaattatttgtgtaccttgcccctttaggaccaataagtaacacctcgctgagcgaaaactattactagattgatgtaaaggatatccaagcaagtgtatattttggcatggcaccttttaactcaatttttaagtttggaacttaaggctcttactatgttggttagattttaagtgaactaaaatccttaatcatgcaacataatcaagccacaatcttatgcataattaagacatatttaaagcaataaataacttaaagcatgcataagataaatatgatctagtatggcccgacttcatcttgaagctttgacttcaaagtccgtcttgaaaatctccgtgggaggcaccattttcttcaaataggataagctataattaaaactaattacaactatttgatggtacgcagaccatatttgaattgaaaaataactttggtactttagaccaattacattcaaattaatggtgcgcagaccatattttctatcctatttgggccatattagtcacttcataacctgcaaaacagtacatatacaatatataccattcacccattcattatcatgaatggcccacttagctggttagtaaaacacattatgtatcacgtaaacatttgcagcaattaatcaagggcaccaataatctaccaattattcagtccttattaattctaatcaatttgttttaaccttaaggatttgtagacctaatcaagagtttatgactaaaagcgctcccacttaaaccaataaattcatatgctttactaattttaaacataaaaatgtatttcaagtctaaccggaaacatacaaatttaattaaaatttaaagcccatataaatttataattgaatccaaaaattttaatttgatttcagtcgaattttaaattaattcatgattttaattttagtaaaataattagaataaataaaatttattataattacaatattcaaaattaaaatccaagaaaataatttaaattattaattttaaaattaattaaaattacgtaaactgaaaatttcaaattaaacattcaaaacgatctaatcgcaacgcaaacaccctacgcatcgcacgcccatgggccacacgcacacagccatcgctggccatgtgcgcgcagcccatgcgctcgtcgcatagctgccgCATCTTCctatcgcaagccatcgcacaagtggtgctcgctgcgcgcgcgccagcgctcgatgcacgcgagccatcgctcgctgtgcgcgctcgccagcgcttgctgcgcgcgctccagcgcttgatgcacgcgagccatcgctcgctgtgcgcgagaaattgcgcgcgatcaatgctgggcgcagcgctcgtggcacgcgagcttgagctcgctgcgcgcgaggctgcgcgcgcttgcgcgaggcagtgcgcgttgtggcgcagctcgcttgctgcccacacgcgactgccatgccttgccttcgcctatgcccattcatccatagctcgtggcccacgacacaaggcagggctgctgccttgtgctcgtgcaccatgcccctgctcattgcattcgtgccgcacgggcgacgagctcccttgctcgtcgtcgcatgcccgcactatacaacaccccttaagggtaacacgaagcgtccattgctttgtgcgtgcaagttatatgaacgaatcgcataaaattttaaaatttatatttaaaatcagtgacaaattaataagttaacattaatttcacaattttagggcgaaaaatcgaaaatttattattcaattgatttccgattatcatggattcaagcctaggtcataaaaatttaaaatttatcataaatttacaatttttatagtggtttttaatcataggtttctaattaaattataattaattatgaaaatcaaattaattctaaattattctaattttcaacaaattaatcataattacaaattagattgcataattaacaaggctaggcattcaaacttgttaaacatatacagtaggtcaatcaaaaattcaagatttatcaacaagaatcgcaaatttttaatttaacatcttaaatttacgaaattttgcattcgaaaaactaaaaccttcgaaaagtcatagttaggcttcgaatttgagaattctgggttcggcagaaaattactatttttgtcaaaattttagaatgccttttacatgcggaattgacacaaaaatcactcgatttggatgagtaacgaagaaactgccgaaaaactgtgtacgtataattaaataaacgcaatttgcaattaattaacaattacgaaaattaatcaccccttttaattcttgcaaatttgtaatatttaaccatgttcatgcaatttagattatgaaaataataagaggctcgtgataccactgttaggttataatacatatgacaattcataaatcatgcggaaaaaccatttagccaggaatacatattatttacacataatcatatagcatagtttagatgcatactctttgttgcgtgccttccctagctgcgcccgaaccgaacaagaacaagtctttaggactccaagtgtcgtccctccgtagatagtccacagcacgtccggatccgccttaagattgaccaactagaatcgcccttaaggtactaaagattttcggcacttatagtcaagaaatgtgtctgaattttctctcaaaaactcactttgaatacttgaataatctattaaaatatgtgaccctaggcacgtatttatagagttatggaaagggttttggaatcctattaggatactaatttatttaattataaccctactaggactctaattaaataatcattatctaatagttttaggatttaatcacactttgaatcccgattgcttcaggattcccgcacaagcattgcacgagcaccgtacacccgcgcaagccttgcggcccacgctaggcgcacagcgctcggcccactgttgtgctcccgcgcgcgcgcccaaggccttggctgggcctggccttgcgctgggcctggtcgaggcttggcgtgcgctggtgcgcgttggctcgctgggcgacggcctggcttcgtgctgggccttcgtctagcgggcctcgtccgatgctaattcgtacgatacgcttccgattaaattcccgattccggaattcatttccgatacgaacaatatttaatatttccgattccggaatcaatttccgtttcgaacaaatatttaatatttccgtttccggaattattttccgattccgataatatttccgattctgacaatatttccgtttccggcaatatttccgattctggcaatattttcatttccgataatattttccgatacgtaccatgtttccgtttccggcaacatctacgacttggataatatttatatttccgatacgatccatatttccgtttccggcaatatcatcgttttcggagtattcatttcttgcctgtgacgatctcagctcccactgaaaccaagatccgtcgattccgaatatccatagatggagtatttaatgccattaaatacttgatccgtttacgtactatttgtgtgaccctacgggttcagtcaagagtaagctgttgattaatatcattaattccacttgaactgaagcggcctctagctaggcattcagctcacttgatctcactgaattattaacttgttaattaatactgaaccgcatttattagacttaacatagaatgcatacttggaccaagggcattatttccttcatgatcaAGACTCCACCTATATGTTAAAAAAACTAGCTCTTGAGCCTGTTCAAAGAACGGACAATTATATAGTCGTTGTTTAGCCGTCTTTTAAAATTTcacaaacttcaagtttccgTTCACTGGCCATAGAGGGAGATGGAGTGAAAGGGGTTGAATGATTATAAATGAAATGGTGAATTCAGgttgaatgaggaagatgaagtgggAGAGGAGTTAAAActataacaacaacaaaagagaaatttgaaaaggaaaaaaaactcaagttgatggatgaaaggagacgatgacatgtgtcatcgaATCATTTATGGTTtcgcttttttttttactgGGTATAGATAGATGTTCGAATCCCTTCTCCCCCGTTTGTAATTTGGTTTCCTCTACTAGCtcatctttttatttttaaaaaatattaacaCTAATTATTTTGTCCAACTTAAATGTTGATTAGAAATTCAGAATGTAACTAATCATAATTTTGATCACAAATTCTGATTTAAATATGGTGTACAATTTAATCAGAGTAAAGGTTACGTCAAAATATTGCACCATATTGACTACACGTTTCCCAACGCACGACTTTGACTCGTTATTTCTCGAATTAtgcataagtaaaaattataaaaaaattaatattcagAAAGTATATATCAATATAAAAATCTAATAAGATCGTAAATGATTACATAATTTTATACGTATAATATTGCATacccaaattcttatttacatggggtgtacgataaatattgtacaccgaagttaaaggtaacgtaaaatgcttaaaagttactcttatatatgtaaaagttatctattttttagtgataaattttttcaatttaataaaaaatattttttcgaaattaCTAACCCTTTAAAATGCTAATCTATCAACttgttttttaataatataaaagttagagaaaactgagtaaaagttagagaaaactggataaaagttatattagtgtataataaatttattgtacaccttgtgcatgcAAAACCTTTTGTATTTCATAAGATGGTCAAATGCACATTATTTTGTTCTTTAAATTTGAAATAGCTACCCATCTTTTATAAGTGGGTCAAATGCACATTATAAATAGTGTAAATATCAACATGATGCGATATTTGTGAAACGGAGTACACGTAACTTTTGAATTTTGACTCGATTAAGCTTCTGCCCGAGAATATGAAATAGTGATTCCACAAAACCTCATAGCCCCTCTTACAACCGCAGTCCTGCTCCCTACCTTTGCCACCCTCCTCCCTTCACTGTTCAAGTTCATCAAATTTCTGGGTTCTGATTATACGAGGTATATATTTCTGGTCAGTCATTTATTTTGCAGTTCGATTATGCATTTTTTTGCTCAGTGATTTTGATTCTGTTTTCTCCTCCTTCTATGCATGTGTACTTTTCCCCACCTTTCCTGTTTTAATCTGAATCTTATAGCCAATTCTTATcattaattgaaattaattcTTGACTTTcctgaattttatttttattagggGTTAGTTTTATTAAGATGATGGTGAAGAAATGAAGAgaaaacgaatgaaaaggaaattaacAATTTAGAAGAATTCTTTTGTTTAGTGGTTTATATTACAAACATTGTTAATGGTTTCCGATACCATTTGGATAAatcaaattgaattttattgaaCTGAAATGGTGGCGGAAACCGTCTGAGATTACTTAACTTCAAGCTGACTGCACTCTTGTTGATTCTTCACAAACATTATAATAGAGAGTGTAATATATGTTACTCTGACCCTCTTCATTTCACCTTAAGGTATCCGTGTTGGATACTTAAGACACTCCATTTTGAACCAAAAGCATGCAAGCTTTATGCCAATTATGACACTTTGGACATGTGAGAGTGTGTTTGACACTTCTAGCCGAGTTTGAGCGCTAGGTGCACCTCCTCACATTTTCCAACTCACATGATGTAAGTATGAGTTTGTGGGCTTTTTCTATGTGCTTATAAGAATTATCAAAGTTCGattaacataaaaatgtataaaTCAATGCTGTGGAACTAGGAAAGTTGATCGAATCGAATTGTGTTTATTAACCAAAGAGGGGAATAACGAAGGATAATAAAAATCATGTTAAACTTGGTTGAAGAAAATATGTGCGCATTTGAGCTCCATTTAGTTTGACAGGAAACATGGAATACATTTTTTATGGAAAAACATATTTCCAAATTAGTTTTCCTTTACTTGTTAGAGAAAAGGGAAAAGGGAGTGGAACGGTGATGAGGTAAAGAGGAAGGgggaggaaggaggaaggaaaagtgatttcctttcctttttaaAGGAAAATGTTTCCATTATttggaaaattatttttcaccCCTTTACCAAACAAACAATGGAACACCAAACCGAACACTCCCTTGGTCCTCCTTAAATCTTTCAGTGGCAAGTTACAAATATGATAGTTGTTCTTGCGCTTTTTTTCCCCCTAGTGTTTGAGATATCACTTCTTGATTGTTCTTTATAGTTGTTGTTTGGTCCTATTGCATCTTTTTGATTGATGTGAGATATCTTAAGAATCATTTATGTATATGTAATTCTTTGATGTTATAGAGTTCATTGAGGTGCAATGTCGGTTGGTTCATCAAACTTCATATCACATTTCTACGGCACTACTTTAAATGAGACGAACTTGAGCAGGCAATGGAATTGCAATTTTGTGCGTGTATGTAAGGCCGTAGGTTTTTCTCAAACCAAAGATGCTGTAAGAGTCACGAATTTGTACCTGTCGAACCAATGTAATGATGCTTTCCTTGTGAAATGCTATAATGAAAAATCTACAAAGACAGTGTCCATTCCAGACGATAATGAAGTTTTAGAGGGGTCTGGAGATGATAACGGGAAGATTCCACCAGAAAATGGAGATTATGGCCGTGGCGGCGGCGGTGGCGAAGGGGGTGATGAAGATGAAAAGGAATTTGGTCCACTTTTAAAATTCGAGGATGTGATGAGAGAGACTGAGAAACATGGGGCAACTCTTCCTTCAGATTTACTGGAAGCTGCCAAAACTACAGGGATAAGAGAACTAATACTGATGCGATATTTGGAGTTGCAGGTACTTTTTTCCACCCATTATTTTGGTATTGTTTTCCTTTGGCAAAGTGAGGTTCTGAAGGtatcaaattatttttattgttgatTGTTACTTTCTAAAATCAGGGAGTGACTTGTCTACAATAGACGAGGAGGTTTAAATCGTTTAATCAATTTTCTGAATGTCAAGGAGAGAAACACATGTATTTTTCTTGAGAATGAACCTTAATTGAGTGTACTATGCATGCTTTAGAAAAATGTGTTGAttttaatactttaattttttctcatgTATATGAAACATGAACTCATGCAATGAAGGAAATGCCATGAGCAGATGGTAACatcaaaattgaaaatattgacATCAATGTCTACTTATTAACAAATATTTTGGTTTAGTCCCTCTTCTCAAATTGTGCTTTCGATTTTGGTTATATGATCTGGGCTTAAACTGGAGTGTAAGTGattttgtaattagttatatagTTAAGGATATTTGTTCATATATGTTTTTATTGATACTTAGGGATCAGCTGGCCCACTAGGCTTTCTGATGAGGCATTGTTCAATGCTCCGCAACAGGATGTTAGCAGATCCTGCATTCTTATTCAAAGTTGGGACTGAGGTATGTTGATACACACATTCTCTTGAGCAATGAATAACTGAAACTTACTTGAACTAGGGTGTCCATGTTAGACATCAATATGGTTTAAAATGTCTAGGATTGTGGCAAAATATTTCCAATCTTTTGGGATGGGGACACGTGTTGGACATGCAATGAACAGTAAACAGACTCACAATCGTGTAACTATTGTCATATTGATATTTCTGTGTAGCGTAGTTTTTGTGTCTTTAATGATCATGTATATTAGTGTTGAAGCTTTTACGTGCTTCAATGATCAAATAATTTGTTTGCAACGTTATGGGTCTAATCTTGGAGCTATTTTTGCCTCTGCTATGTGCAATGGTACTTAagcatttatttgtttttgactcTCCATCTGATCAGCTGGGAAGCTCTAAGTTTTTTAGTGGTTATTTTGAATGATGCAGATAGTTATAGATTCTTGTTGTGCAACATTTGCTGAAGTTCAGAAAAGGGGGAAAGATTTTTGGAACGAGTTTGAGTTGTATGCTGCAGATCTTCTGGTAGGTGTGGTTGTCGACATAGCCTTGGTTGGTATGCTAGCACCATATGCTCGTATTGGGCAACAAACAGTATCAAAAGGATTTCTGGGACGTTTCCAGCATGCTACTCGTACCCTACCTAGTAGGTAATTGGAACTAGCAATGATGTATTCAATATTTTCTTACACTAGCTCTGTCATTTCCATTTTGATGCTTCGTGGTACTTGGACAAGTGTCTATAACTAGCGAAAAGTATGTGGTTAGGCTTCACTGTTGAATTGCAAGGAAGTGTGGAACGTGAGGATGCTTCACCGATCACTTCCCTTAGCAGAACATTTCTATGTTAGAATGAAGAtattaggctccgtttggtagggcgtaaaacgttttcatggaaaacgattttcccctttttaaccattttacgttgtttggttgggtaagggatgtaaaacaattttccattactctctcaaagatggaaaacccttttccatttgaaagagagggaaaccacttttccttctttcctccttacccccctctcctttcttcccctcaatcttcaccattttctctcattttcctttaagttaccaaacaaaggaaaactagtttggaattttgttttcccttgaaaactgttttccatggaaaatcgttttacaatgaaaacgttttacgccttaccaaacggagccttaaagTAATTAAGAATTTCCTCTGCCTTCTCATCATCAGACAGTGGAGATAACTTTCCTCTTGTTGCTTCATCCCTCCCTTCATTTCCTCTTAGTTGCATGCTCCATTGCCTCCAGATCTGTGAAATTCTTTTTGGTTTTCTTGCAGCATTATATGTTGACAGAAACTAATAATT
This sequence is a window from Spinacia oleracea cultivar Varoflay chromosome 1, BTI_SOV_V1, whole genome shotgun sequence. Protein-coding genes within it:
- the LOC110800589 gene encoding protein RETICULATA, chloroplastic, which gives rise to MSVGSSNFISHFYGTTLNETNLSRQWNCNFVRVCKAVGFSQTKDAVRVTNLYLSNQCNDAFLVKCYNEKSTKTVSIPDDNEVLEGSGDDNGKIPPENGDYGRGGGGGEGGDEDEKEFGPLLKFEDVMRETEKHGATLPSDLLEAAKTTGIRELILMRYLELQGSAGPLGFLMRHCSMLRNRMLADPAFLFKVGTEIVIDSCCATFAEVQKRGKDFWNEFELYAADLLVGVVVDIALVGMLAPYARIGQQTVSKGFLGRFQHATRTLPSSVFEAERPGCRFSVEQRIATYFYKGVLYGAVGFGCGIVGQGIANMIMTAKRSINKSDDDIPIPPLVKSAALWGVFLAISSNTRYQIVNGLERVVEASPLGKKVPPVAMAFTVGVRFANNIYGGMQFVDWAKLSGVQ